The nucleotide sequence CACATTTGATGGTTGTCTTTTATGATCCCACAATTGAGATACAACAAGATGGAGATATGAGAGTTCTGTGGAGGACAGTGTAGATATATTTGAGAAGGAAACGATTGATCACAAATGATGGATGGAGCTTATGATATGATAAGCATGTAATAGATCGTCCAAAAATCCTGCTAAGCCCTTaaaaatagtaataataatatatttttagcacCCCAAAAACTGATAGcaacttataaataaacagCATATATTGAAGACATCAAATGTGAGTGAAGAAACAGAAGAATTGGCATTGAAAAAACTTTGTTTATGCAAACAATCAAAGATTTGAttggcaaatatatatttttgggatCGTACCTTAGGGTCTTTGTGTACCCAAACTCCAACTCTTTCAACACATCGCTTAAGCTTATTAGTACCCAAAGACGTTTTtgccatatatatatttttataaacctTTCTCAAACAGTGGCGTATATAAGCACTTCAGCTTCGATGCCTGGCCATTGTTCGGGGATCTTGAGAGGAACAGAAGAATCATTTGTCTTCTAATTATGATTTCAATGGCTTGGCAGAATCAAAGAAGGCGTAATTCGCTCTCACCACAGCCAGGACTCGTTCGGGGCCGACTCTAAGGCGGCAAATCGAATCAAAGAAatagcaaacaaacaaataagaaaGGAAAAGCAGACTCCTCTATGGTATTGTTGACAGGCCGCCGAAATGAAGGAGACCGCAAAATATACTCAGACAAAGGATGCGGAGCAGGGGCGACTTCATTTGCACAAAAGGAGCGGAAAAAGCGATCAAAGAGCTAACAAAAAGCGGAGCACCGAACTCGAAAACATAAAGCAGGGCCATCATCATCACATGTCCGACGTGAGGTAAACCCATCTGAAAAACCCCTAAGCAGGCCAAAATCCAAACCATATCCATGCGGCCAGCTTAggtctccttttttttttggcctcaTCTGCTTTGTTGCGTTGTCGTCTTTAAGCTCTTTAAGCgatattaaaaaatttcaCGGCGCAGCAGGAGGTGGCTTGGAAATTTTAAAGCTCTCAAGGTTTcacaaaaataatatgaaCATAGCCTTTGAACCAGAAGTGCATGTGGCGTGCAactcaaaaataaatacatatagtttataaaaatatttcacattttgaTTGTTTTCTTGTTGTATCGCAGATACTGATGAAAATTAAGTAGTTTTACTTAATTCTTCCAGTCTGAAGCTGCGTTTTAGTTaagttaaaatttaaatttaaatctagTCGCCAACATGGCTATTCAGAGCACAATGCTTATCAGGTCCAGAGCACTATGTCCGCAGTGGGCCACGTACTCGGAGCATCCCGGGCCATGCGTGCCCGCATCGGAGGCCTTGTAGAGCTCGTCCACGTGCTGCAGTTCCTGCTCCGCGGCACTTGTCGTTGGCCTGCGGAAAAATTGGCGGGTGGGGGAAAAGGATGTCATAATTAGTGGTGACCCCTTGAAGCAAGCGAGCTGGAGGGAGACTCACATGAATAGAATCTGAAACAGGCTGCCCAGCAGCCCGTTTTGATCATCCAGGGGCGATTCGCTGACCTCGCAGATTGTTCGCAGCAGGCAGGCGGAGCCATTGAATCCGTAGTGGGTCAGGAAGTTTATAATGCTGCGGTAGAAGTCGTGGCGCCTGAAGGGAGGCGGAGATCCCACCGAGCGACGCCTCACCTCGTTGTCCTCGTCCTGTGAAAAATCACCTCCATCCTGGCGGGCATTTATGGGAGTCACATTGCCTCCGACGCCCAGATAGTGATCATCCAAATCCCacttaaatataataattataaattatattaaattatataaattatataatttaaatttttaaacataCTCACCCTGTCAATCCACTGATTGTAGGAATCGTTGGAGGGCAGTGCATAGTTGGACTCAAAGTTGAAGGCCATGTACACATTTTTGGGACCCAGTTCCAGTGGAATGGCTACAGCAGCCAGTAGCTAAATAATAGTGTCAATAATCATTACACCCCTCAGATGAATCACCTGCAATACTCACACCAAAGGATCCCTGACGAGGAAACACCAGAAAACAATGTGCTAAGCTCAAGCCAAGAACGAAAACTCCACCCAAGTAAAACTGCCAGCGAAAGGCACCCATCTTAACCCGAGCTCCAGACAAACTAAGTGCAGTTTGCGAATTATTGCAGGTTGCACCAAACGATGGGCGTCAAAATTGGTAGTTAATGAATGGGTGAGAAGTGGCTTACGGTACTACCGAGTTAAGAGAAAGAAACCGGAATATGCAAGATTTACACGGTTACCACTTGACCTCGTCTCCATCCGATCGCAGTTGTCTACTGCGAGAGGTGCTAATTGCTAGAATGTGTAACATTCTCGGGCGAGAAAGTCTTGTGGGCTCGATTGATGGAGCCGTTTTTATTGAGaaatcaaaaatgaaaaattcgTGAACTAGAAAAAGAACACCCAGAAAATGGATTAGTATCTTAAAAACAGAGCTGGCATTAACACGCACTGAGATTCGCTCGGGCgtagaccaaaaaaaaaaaacaccaaattataataacaggaaaatgaaatttagTATAGTATTCATATTGGTCAGTTGCCTGTTGTACCAGGTGATGGCCTCCCTGGGCAGCCTCTTCAAGCATCAGAGGAGTAAAAGAGCTCCCATTCCTTGGCTTATATACCCCACCACATCACCCACTCGCGTCATGGTAAGATAATCTATTGGTTGACAAGAAATCCCATTTGTAGCCCACTTTGTTCTTCTCCCAGTTCATTGGCGGCATAGGTATTCCGCTGGAGGATCTCAACTACGAGGCGGTGACCACCGGCTATGTCCTAAAGGTGGAGTATTGGCTGCCCACCACTCCGGATGATCTGAGAACACCCACGGCTCTGCCCCTCACACAGGTGGCTACGCCGGGTGTTACCGGAGCCAGAAAGCAGAGGAAACCTATGTTTGAGAACTTTTTGGTTGGAGTGGATGAATTGGGCAAGAACACCAGGAAGCTGTTGACCAGGACCAACAAAGTCTTGAGTAGCTATCGATGGACTGTCTACAAGGGACTAGAGGGATTGGCCGATCGATTGGGCTATCAGGGCAGGATTTGTGTGCTGAAAAGTATATGCGAGGCGGCCGAGGAACCCTTTCATTACACAAATGGACTCTTTGCGGATCTATTGCACATATTACTCACGTAGGTTGTAATGGAAAAACATCTTAACCATCTTATAATTGCCTCGTAACCACAGACCCTCCTCCTCGGTGGACAAGTTGTCGGAACATGCTGACAACGAGTATTACTATGCGGAGAAGATGGGACAATCCGGAGCTGGATGTGATCGGGTCTTCAAGGAGTGTCGACGAAGTTTATTGCAACACTTTAGCGAACTTCATCACAATCTGGATAAGATCTTGTTTTGAGGCAATAAACGAAGGCTGAACTGATACCAAATTTTTCGCTCAGTGTTCTTTGTGGCAAATGGGACTTTGTGATAGTAACAAAAATGGTCTAGTGCTAATTAGAAGAACGTGAACTTTTAGTGAAGACAAAAAGCTCAACATGGAAGCTGAAAAAATCGTCTCCATTCTGATCGTGACTCCAGTGTGCCATATAAATTGCAGCTAATGACACTTTCGGTTTCCTAATCGAAGAAAGTAAGAAGTTTGATTCCCTGGACTATTAAGGTGAAATCATTTTGCTGTTTGCTAATTTAGTCATCAGTCTTCTTTGAAGCGACGTGGTTACTAAGCACTAGGAAATATTCTTAAGGACTTTATCATGAACGTGTTGATAACAGTGCTCGTAATTAATAGTTTTGTTGGAGTTCTTGGATATCACACTCCAAACAATACTGAGAATTTTAGAAGTGAGAGTGATATTTTAGTGCGAAAAGCCCGATGGCTGCCCTTGATTTATCCTAGAGCTAATCCAACTCGATTGCAGGTAAGTTcatgatttcatttttaaataggTTATAATTAACTAAAGACttattcaaaataataataataatattacttTCCAGATGATTGCTGGCTTTGGTATACCCGCCGAAGATCTTAAAGTTGAATCCGTCATTACGGGTTATGTTCTGAAAGCTCAATATTATTTGCCATACTCTGCCAAGCAATTGAGGACCAAGGATGTGCATGAAATCTCTGAAAGTAGGCTGCTACAAAATGCGACCATCTTCGATAAGGTCATGCAGATGTCGGAACAAAAACTTGGATTTGATCCAGATATCCTGCAGGAGGATCTGCAGGCCCTGGGCAGCTATCGTTGGTCGGTTTACGAGGCTTTCACGGCTCTGGCCATTCGCATGAAGCTGAATGGCAGAGTCTGTGTCCTGAAGAGCATCTGCGAAAGTGCTGCGGCTCCCTTCGACGATCGAAATGGTTTGCTGGGCGAAGTGcttcacatcctgctcacgtGAGTTTATGATCGTGGGATCGGCCTTATGGTAACCCCAACTCCCTTTCAGACCATCTAGCTCGGTGGATCCCTTGTCGGAGCACTCGGACAATGACTACCTGCAGGCTGAGAGATTGGGAGCAGCTGGTGGCGATTGCGATCAGGTGTATCCGAGGTGTCCCAAGTCCCTGCTGGAGCACTTCAGCGATGTGCATCATTTGGGCAGTGAGTTCCTCAGCATGCTGGGTTGAGATGGGGCCCAATTTGTGGCGAATgattgtgatatttatatataatagcttattaaattattattgctgtgcattataaatttaatatacttttataaaaagaagtattttttgtatatcTTTCTATAGTATCTATATTGTAAGtataacattttatatgcAACTTTTTGATTCCTATCTCCGTATTATATTCTTAGTTATATTAGATGATTGCCTGCTTCCGTATATGCCTTTTGGACTTTGAGAACTATGAAGGCCCTTGGCACTTCCTCTCCGGTTGATTTCACCGGCAAGGGcgtgaaatttatgcaaatatccACATAATAACTCTTTTTGTTCTCCTGTCTGGgcctcatcatcatctttggatatatgtatgcatcTCCACGCTCGGGTGGTCTTTTCTCCTCTCCGGCTATCAAAGCGTACGCATCTCCCAACTTGGTCCCAACCTCTTTAGGCCCTATTGTCTTCTAATTCAATAATTACAGCCCGAGCTTTGGCTACCGGGGATTGTTTTGGGACCCAGACCCACCACCGTCTTGGGCGAGGGTCTTGTGTTTTTGTGTCCACGGTACCTGGGACAAATAGGCgtttaaatgcaaatgtctGCGCTGTAATTAATACGCATAATACGCGTATTATGCTAATGCCAATGTCATAATGACTCGAGGAAACCCGAAATGAAAGACGAAAATATGCATTTCACACTCGGTGCGGGATCTTCGGGCTCAGTCATATATTCATCACTGGCGGGCTGCATAGTTAATGCCCTTACGTACTAATTAGCTTTGACAAAATATacaacagaaaacaaaaatgtggCTACTAAAAATTAGTagtgccgctgctgttgctgtgggGCAGGGACTTTCTCTCTAAGAAGACCCAAATCCAAGTTCCCAGACCGAGGCACT is from Drosophila melanogaster chromosome 3L and encodes:
- the CG34429 gene encoding uncharacterized protein encodes the protein MNVLITVLVINSFVGVLGYHTPNNTENFRSESDILVRKARWLPLIYPRANPTRLQMIAGFGIPAEDLKVESVITGYVLKAQYYLPYSAKQLRTKDVHEISESRLLQNATIFDKVMQMSEQKLGFDPDILQEDLQALGSYRWSVYEAFTALAIRMKLNGRVCVLKSICESAAAPFDDRNGLLGEVLHILLTPSSSVDPLSEHSDNDYLQAERLGAAGGDCDQVYPRCPKSLLEHFSDVHHLGSEFLSMLG
- the CG14115 gene encoding uncharacterized protein, which encodes MGAFRWQFYLGGVFVLGLSLAHCFLVFPRQGSFGLLAAVAIPLELGPKNVYMAFNFESNYALPSNDSYNQWIDRWDLDDHYLGVGGNVTPINARQDGGDFSQDEDNEVRRRSVGSPPPFRRHDFYRSIINFLTHYGFNGSACLLRTICEVSESPLDDQNGLLGSLFQILFMPTTSAAEQELQHVDELYKASDAGTHGPGCSEYVAHCGHSALDLISIVL
- the CG34428 gene encoding uncharacterized protein, coding for MKFSIVFILVSCLLYQVMASLGSLFKHQRSKRAPIPWLIYPTTSPTRVMFIGGIGIPLEDLNYEAVTTGYVLKVEYWLPTTPDDLRTPTALPLTQVATPGVTGARKQRKPMFENFLVGVDELGKNTRKLLTRTNKVLSSYRWTVYKGLEGLADRLGYQGRICVLKSICEAAEEPFHYTNGLFADLLHILLTPSSSVDKLSEHADNEYYYAEKMGQSGAGCDRVFKECRRSLLQHFSELHHNLDKILF